A genomic window from Cyanobium sp. ATX 6F1 includes:
- a CDS encoding precorrin-8X methylmutase translates to MDHPIFTESVRRIRDWLGDTGLDPVQQEVLERLVHTSGDLAIAADLRFGHGACASGLLALAAGELILTDTAMAAAAVAPMAARTFANPVRSALDWAPALAPEGGTRAATGMALALAEHPRAVVLIGSAPTALERLLELAAEADSPVRPALVVGMPVGFVGVAESKRHLAESPLAQIRLEGSKGGAALAAATVNALLRRAWLGR, encoded by the coding sequence ATGGATCACCCGATCTTCACCGAAAGCGTGCGGCGCATCCGCGACTGGCTCGGCGACACGGGCCTCGATCCGGTGCAGCAGGAGGTGCTCGAGCGCCTGGTGCACACCAGCGGCGACCTGGCCATCGCCGCCGACCTGCGCTTCGGGCACGGGGCCTGCGCTTCGGGCCTGCTGGCCCTGGCCGCCGGGGAGCTGATCCTCACCGACACCGCCATGGCCGCGGCGGCGGTGGCGCCGATGGCGGCGCGCACCTTTGCCAACCCCGTGCGCAGCGCCCTGGACTGGGCCCCGGCGCTGGCGCCTGAAGGGGGCACCCGGGCGGCCACCGGCATGGCCCTGGCCCTGGCGGAGCACCCGCGGGCGGTGGTGTTGATCGGCAGTGCCCCCACGGCCCTCGAGCGGCTGCTGGAGCTGGCCGCCGAGGCCGATTCACCTGTGCGGCCTGCCCTGGTGGTGGGGATGCCGGTGGGTTTCGTGGGGGTGGCCGAGAGCAAGCGCCACTTGGCCGAATCGCCCCTGGCGCAGATCCGGCTCGAGGGCAGCAAGGGGGGGGCGGCCCTGGCGGCGGCCACGGTGAATGCGTTGCTCAGGCGGGCCTGGCTGGGGCGCTGA
- the holA gene encoding DNA polymerase III subunit delta, giving the protein MPVHLYWGDDEAARTRAVEALIAQVIDPAWASINLSRLDGNDPAQASQALAEARTPPLGGGDRVVLLQRSPFCSACPAELAAQLEAALELIPANGHLLLVSPGKPDARLRTTKALKAVATEQSFPLPAVWDGAGQLELVKGTAAALGLKLTAGAAEALAEAVGSDSARLASELEKLGLYKGDQPIDAAAVAALVGAHATTSLQVGDALLAGRLGDAIALLDALLEANEPALRIVATLCSQIRGWLWVSLLERSGEQDVAVIAKAAGIGNPKRVYVMRKQIRGRPPERFLALLAQLLEVEAALKRGSEPRDAFRDGFLAGAGPDG; this is encoded by the coding sequence ATGCCGGTCCATCTCTACTGGGGCGACGACGAAGCCGCCCGAACCCGGGCCGTGGAGGCCCTGATCGCCCAGGTGATCGATCCCGCCTGGGCCAGCATCAACCTCTCCCGGCTCGATGGCAACGACCCCGCCCAGGCCTCCCAGGCCCTGGCGGAAGCGCGCACGCCCCCGCTCGGCGGCGGTGATCGGGTGGTGCTGCTGCAGCGCAGCCCCTTCTGCAGCGCCTGCCCCGCCGAGCTGGCGGCCCAGCTGGAGGCCGCCCTGGAGTTGATTCCCGCCAACGGCCACCTGCTGCTGGTGAGCCCCGGCAAGCCCGATGCCCGCCTGCGCACCACCAAGGCCCTCAAGGCCGTGGCCACCGAACAAAGCTTCCCCCTGCCGGCGGTCTGGGATGGGGCCGGCCAGCTGGAGCTGGTGAAGGGCACCGCCGCGGCCCTGGGCCTCAAACTCACCGCCGGCGCCGCCGAAGCCCTGGCCGAAGCCGTGGGCAGCGACAGCGCCCGGCTGGCGAGCGAGCTGGAAAAACTGGGGCTCTACAAAGGCGACCAGCCCATTGACGCCGCGGCCGTGGCCGCCCTGGTGGGGGCCCATGCCACCACCAGCCTGCAGGTGGGGGACGCCCTGCTGGCGGGTCGCCTCGGCGACGCCATCGCCCTGCTCGACGCCCTGCTGGAGGCCAATGAGCCCGCCTTGCGCATCGTCGCCACCCTCTGCAGCCAGATCCGCGGCTGGCTCTGGGTGAGCCTGCTGGAGCGCAGCGGCGAACAGGACGTGGCCGTGATTGCCAAGGCCGCCGGCATCGGCAACCCCAAGCGCGTCTACGTGATGCGCAAGCAGATCCGCGGGCGTCCGCCGGAGCGCTTCCTCGCCCTGCTGGCTCAGCTGCTGGAGGTGGAGGCCGCCCTCAAGCGCGGAAGCGAACCCCGCGACGCCTTCCGAGATGGATTTCTGGCGGGCGCCGGCCCCGACGGATAA
- a CDS encoding aspartate kinase gives MALLVQKFGGTSVGSVERIQAVARRVADSREQGHELVIVVSAMGHTTDELTALARAISHDPPQREMDMLLATGEQVSIALLAMALNALGVPAVSMTGAQVGIVTESAHGRARILEVRTDRLRRLLDDGQVVVVAGFQGTSSGSGGTAEITTLGRGGSDTSAVALAAALGADACEIYTDVPGVLTTDPRKVSDAQLMETVTCDEMLELASLGAAVLHPRAVEIARNYGVPLVVRSSWSEAPGTLLTSGPGRSIGSEGLELGKPVDGAQLEVDQAVIALSLVPDEPGVAARLFEALSSAGLNVDLIVQATQEGATNDIAFTLAASQLERAREVCQVLLNATGAADCALTAQGGLAKLSISGAGILGRPGVAARLFDTLARSGINLRMIATSEVKVSCLVEGDQATKALRAAAASFELADHQLQLNPPPCGLGDPAVRGVALDRDQAQVATRLLPDRPGTAAQVCRALADAGISLDAIVQSERTRGDGNDRRRDMSFTLRRDDLERARIALAPVLAQWSGARFEQGQAIARVSAVGAGMPCTPGTAARMFRALADAGINIEMIATSEIRTSCVVAEKDGEGALRAVHARFGLGGITVHRAEGTAAPV, from the coding sequence ATGGCCCTGCTGGTTCAGAAATTCGGGGGCACCTCCGTGGGCAGCGTCGAGCGCATCCAGGCGGTGGCCCGCCGGGTGGCTGACAGCCGTGAGCAGGGCCATGAGCTGGTGATCGTGGTCTCGGCCATGGGCCACACCACCGACGAGCTCACCGCCCTGGCCCGTGCGATCAGCCATGACCCCCCCCAGCGGGAAATGGACATGCTCCTGGCCACCGGGGAGCAGGTGTCGATCGCGCTGCTGGCCATGGCCCTCAACGCCCTCGGCGTGCCGGCGGTCTCGATGACGGGCGCCCAGGTGGGCATCGTCACCGAATCGGCCCATGGCCGCGCCCGCATCCTTGAAGTGCGCACCGACCGCCTGCGCCGGCTGCTCGATGACGGCCAGGTGGTGGTGGTGGCCGGCTTCCAGGGCACCAGCAGCGGCAGCGGCGGCACCGCCGAAATCACCACCCTGGGCCGCGGGGGGTCCGACACCTCGGCCGTGGCCCTGGCGGCGGCGCTGGGGGCCGACGCCTGCGAGATCTACACCGATGTGCCCGGGGTGCTCACCACCGACCCGCGCAAGGTCAGCGACGCACAGCTGATGGAGACGGTCACCTGCGACGAGATGCTGGAACTGGCCAGCCTCGGTGCCGCCGTGCTGCATCCTCGGGCCGTGGAGATCGCCCGCAACTACGGCGTGCCCCTGGTGGTGCGCTCCAGCTGGAGCGAGGCCCCCGGCACCCTGCTCACCAGTGGGCCGGGCCGGTCGATCGGCAGCGAGGGCCTGGAGCTGGGCAAACCGGTGGACGGGGCGCAACTGGAGGTGGACCAGGCCGTCATCGCCCTCTCCCTGGTGCCCGACGAACCAGGGGTGGCGGCGCGGCTGTTCGAAGCGCTCTCAAGCGCCGGCCTCAACGTGGACCTGATCGTGCAGGCCACCCAGGAGGGGGCCACCAACGACATCGCCTTCACCCTCGCCGCGTCCCAGCTGGAACGGGCCCGGGAGGTCTGCCAGGTGCTGCTGAACGCCACCGGGGCCGCCGACTGCGCCCTCACCGCCCAGGGGGGCCTCGCCAAGCTGAGCATCTCCGGGGCGGGGATCCTCGGCCGCCCCGGGGTGGCGGCCCGGCTGTTCGACACCCTGGCCCGCAGCGGCATCAACCTGCGCATGATCGCCACCAGCGAGGTGAAGGTGAGCTGTCTGGTGGAGGGAGACCAGGCCACCAAGGCCCTGCGGGCGGCGGCGGCCTCCTTCGAACTGGCCGATCACCAGCTCCAGCTCAACCCCCCGCCCTGCGGCCTGGGGGATCCGGCGGTGCGGGGGGTGGCCCTCGACCGCGACCAGGCCCAGGTGGCCACTCGCCTGTTGCCCGACCGGCCCGGCACGGCGGCACAGGTCTGCCGGGCCCTGGCCGATGCCGGCATCAGCCTCGATGCGATCGTGCAGTCGGAGCGCACCCGCGGCGATGGCAACGATCGCCGCCGCGACATGAGCTTCACCCTGCGCCGCGACGACCTGGAGCGCGCCCGAATCGCCCTGGCACCGGTGCTGGCCCAGTGGAGTGGCGCCCGCTTCGAGCAGGGTCAGGCGATCGCCCGGGTCAGTGCCGTGGGGGCGGGCATGCCCTGCACCCCTGGCACGGCGGCGCGCATGTTCCGTGCCCTGGCGGACGCGGGGATCAACATCGAGATGATCGCCACCAGCGAAATCCGCACCAGCTGTGTGGTGGCCGAAAAAGATGGCGAGGGGGCCCTGCGGGCGGTGCATGCCCGCTTCGGCCTGGGGGGAATCACCGTGCACCGGGCCGAGGGCACGGCTGCTCCGGTCTGA
- the uvrB gene encoding excinuclease ABC subunit UvrB has protein sequence MARFQLQAPYIPQGDQPSAIAAMVRAVDAGERYQTLLGATGTGKTFSIANVIAQTGRPTLVLAHNKTLAAQLCNELREFFPDNAVEYFISYYDYYQPEAYVAVSDTYIAKTASINEEIDMLRHSATRSLFERKDVIVVASISCIYGLGIPSEYLKAAVQFRVGETLNLRTSLRELVNNQYSRNDTEVARGRFRVRGDVLEIGPAYEDRLVRIELFGDEVEAIRYVDPTTGEILQSLEAVNIYPAKHFVTPKDRLEGAITAIRAELHQRLDQLNSVGKLLEAQRLEQRTTYDLEMLKEVGYCNGVENYARHLAGRDAGTPPECLIDYFPDDWLLVVDESHVTCSQLRAMYNGDQSRKQVLIEHGFRLPSAADNRPLKDEEFWAKAHQTIFVSATPGALELERSLGQVVEQVIRPTGVLDPIVEVRPTEGQVDDLLGEIRLRADKGERCLITTLTKRMAEDLTDYLAEHGVRVRYLHSEIHSIERIEIIQDLRNGVFDALVGVNLLREGLDLPEVSLVAILDADKEGFLRAERSLIQTIGRAARHVEGKALLYAENLTDSMAKAISETERRRAIQHAYNLKHGITPTPAGKRAGNSILSSLELSRRLSDDQLEQATEEALHETVPLEALPELITQLEDKMKAAAKNLEYEEAAGLRDRIKQLRMKLVGKH, from the coding sequence ATGGCCCGTTTCCAGCTCCAGGCCCCCTACATACCCCAGGGTGACCAGCCATCCGCCATCGCCGCCATGGTGCGGGCGGTGGATGCCGGTGAGCGCTACCAGACCCTGCTGGGCGCCACCGGCACCGGCAAGACCTTTTCGATCGCCAATGTGATCGCCCAGACCGGGCGTCCCACCCTGGTGCTGGCCCACAACAAGACCCTGGCGGCGCAGCTCTGCAACGAGTTGCGGGAGTTCTTCCCCGACAATGCCGTCGAATACTTCATCTCCTACTACGACTACTACCAGCCCGAGGCCTATGTGGCGGTCTCGGACACTTACATCGCCAAGACCGCCTCGATCAACGAGGAGATTGACATGCTGCGCCACTCGGCGACGCGTTCGCTGTTCGAGCGCAAGGACGTGATCGTGGTGGCCTCGATCAGTTGCATCTACGGCCTTGGAATCCCCTCGGAATACCTCAAGGCCGCCGTTCAGTTCCGGGTGGGCGAAACGCTCAACCTGCGCACCTCCCTGCGGGAACTGGTCAATAACCAATACAGCCGAAATGACACCGAGGTGGCACGCGGCCGTTTCCGGGTGCGCGGAGACGTGCTCGAGATCGGCCCGGCCTACGAAGATCGGCTGGTGCGCATCGAGCTGTTCGGCGATGAGGTGGAGGCGATCCGCTACGTGGATCCCACCACCGGCGAGATCCTGCAGAGCCTGGAGGCGGTGAACATCTACCCCGCCAAGCACTTCGTCACCCCCAAAGACCGGCTCGAGGGGGCGATCACCGCGATCCGGGCGGAGCTCCACCAGCGCCTGGATCAACTCAACAGTGTGGGCAAGTTGCTGGAGGCCCAGCGGCTGGAGCAGCGCACCACCTACGACCTGGAGATGCTCAAGGAGGTGGGCTACTGCAATGGCGTCGAGAACTACGCCCGCCATCTGGCTGGCCGCGATGCGGGCACCCCGCCCGAGTGCCTGATCGATTACTTCCCCGACGACTGGCTGCTGGTGGTGGACGAGAGCCACGTCACCTGCTCCCAGCTGCGGGCCATGTACAACGGCGACCAGAGCCGCAAGCAGGTGCTGATCGAGCACGGCTTCCGCCTGCCCTCGGCCGCCGACAACCGGCCGCTCAAGGATGAGGAGTTCTGGGCCAAGGCCCACCAGACGATCTTCGTCTCTGCCACCCCCGGGGCCCTGGAGCTGGAGCGCAGCCTCGGGCAGGTGGTGGAGCAGGTGATCCGCCCCACCGGGGTGCTTGATCCAATCGTGGAAGTTCGCCCCACCGAGGGCCAGGTGGACGATCTGCTCGGGGAGATTCGGCTGCGGGCCGACAAGGGGGAGCGCTGCTTGATCACCACCCTCACCAAGCGCATGGCCGAGGACCTCACCGATTACCTGGCCGAACATGGCGTGCGCGTTCGTTATCTGCACTCGGAGATCCACTCGATCGAGCGCATCGAGATCATCCAGGACCTGCGCAACGGTGTGTTCGATGCCCTGGTGGGGGTGAACCTGCTGCGGGAGGGCCTCGATCTGCCGGAGGTGTCGCTGGTGGCGATCCTCGATGCTGACAAGGAGGGCTTTCTGCGGGCGGAACGCTCCTTGATCCAGACCATCGGCCGGGCCGCACGCCACGTGGAGGGCAAGGCCTTGCTCTACGCCGAGAACCTCACCGATTCGATGGCCAAGGCGATCTCCGAAACCGAGCGGCGGCGGGCGATCCAGCACGCCTACAACCTGAAGCACGGCATCACCCCAACGCCTGCGGGCAAGCGCGCCGGTAACTCGATCCTTTCGTCGCTGGAGCTTTCGCGCCGCCTCAGCGACGATCAGTTGGAGCAGGCCACCGAGGAGGCCCTGCATGAGACGGTGCCGCTGGAGGCCCTGCCGGAACTGATCACCCAGCTGGAGGACAAGATGAAGGCCGCGGCCAAGAACCTGGAGTACGAAGAGGCGGCGGGCCTGCGCGACCGCATCAAGCAGCTGCGCATGAAGCTGGTGGGCAAGCACTGA
- a CDS encoding phage holin family protein has translation MGAFVWLLQWPIRAAVLLLVGWLPLGVELENFGTAMLSAVVIGLLGTLLIWPLKLLLALPWALTSLGGFVTPISALYNWVITVVLFGLAAWLIPGFRLKNGLVSAILGAVVYTVVSVLILRFLGLEVGFTRASALVSGAVA, from the coding sequence ATGGGTGCCTTCGTCTGGCTGTTGCAGTGGCCGATCCGGGCTGCGGTTCTGCTGCTGGTGGGCTGGTTGCCCCTGGGTGTTGAGCTCGAGAACTTCGGCACCGCCATGCTGTCGGCGGTGGTGATCGGTCTGCTGGGCACGCTGTTGATCTGGCCCCTGAAGTTGCTGCTGGCCCTGCCTTGGGCCCTCACCAGCCTCGGCGGCTTCGTGACCCCGATCAGCGCCCTCTACAACTGGGTGATCACGGTGGTGCTCTTCGGCCTGGCGGCCTGGCTGATTCCCGGGTTCCGGCTCAAGAACGGCCTGGTGAGTGCCATCCTCGGCGCCGTGGTCTACACCGTGGTCAGCGTCCTGATTCTCCGTTTCCTGGGACTTGAGGTGGGCTTTACCCGCGCCAGCGCCCTCGTCAGCGGCGCGGTGGCCTGA
- a CDS encoding DUF561 domain-containing protein yields the protein MSRLTSLPTALQRALETRQLLKVIAGLTNFDAGSVRRIARAAAAGGADLLDIACDPGLVRTAAAASGLPICVSAVDPELFPAAVAAGAALVEIGNFDAFYPEGRVFGAQEVLELARRTRSLLPQVVLSVTVPHVLSLDLQEQLAIDLQAAGADLIQTEGGTSARPFSAGVLGLIEKAAPTLAAAHALSRVVELPVLCASGLSAVTLPMAIAAGASGVGVGSAVNRLGDELAMVAVVRSLREALSGAVVAPIGAVS from the coding sequence ATGTCCCGTCTCACCAGCCTGCCCACCGCCCTGCAGCGCGCGCTGGAGACGCGACAGCTGCTGAAGGTGATCGCCGGACTGACCAATTTTGACGCCGGATCTGTGCGGCGCATCGCCCGGGCCGCCGCCGCCGGTGGCGCGGACCTGCTGGACATCGCCTGCGACCCTGGGCTGGTGCGGACCGCCGCCGCGGCCTCTGGCCTGCCGATCTGCGTCTCGGCGGTCGATCCCGAGCTGTTCCCTGCCGCTGTCGCCGCCGGCGCGGCCCTGGTGGAGATCGGCAACTTCGATGCCTTCTACCCCGAGGGCCGCGTGTTCGGAGCACAGGAGGTTCTCGAGCTCGCCCGCCGCACCCGCTCCTTGCTGCCGCAGGTGGTGCTGTCAGTGACGGTGCCCCACGTGCTCAGCCTTGATCTCCAGGAGCAGCTGGCGATCGATCTGCAGGCGGCCGGCGCTGACCTGATCCAGACCGAGGGGGGCACCAGTGCTCGGCCCTTCAGCGCCGGAGTCCTCGGCCTGATCGAGAAGGCCGCCCCCACCCTGGCCGCCGCCCATGCCCTCAGCCGGGTGGTGGAGCTGCCGGTGCTCTGCGCCTCCGGCCTCTCGGCGGTGACCCTGCCGATGGCGATCGCGGCCGGGGCCTCCGGGGTGGGCGTGGGCTCGGCCGTCAACCGGCTGGGCGATGAGCTGGCCATGGTGGCCGTGGTGCGCTCCTTGAGGGAAGCCCTCAGCGGCGCCGTCGTGGCTCCGATCGGCGCCGTTTCGTAA
- the tilS gene encoding tRNA lysidine(34) synthetase TilS: MTAILPSEPPDSRPWSPLHGRLHRELLRRPELLPAGERLLLAVSGGQDSMTLTRLLLDLRRLHGWTLLLWHGDHGWHPGSAPEAEGLRRWATTAGLELLIERADSGPCSEAAARRWRYDRLACQAAARGCQRVLTGHTADDRAETLLLHLARGAHLRGLSSLRRSRPLLDPILLVRPLLGMSRAETGHFCAEQGLPVWVDPSNAALTYGRNRIRHEVVPVLEALHPGAGRRLAALAERLEQEGNPLEELLPLALAALHPGVDPLVLRRPGLTALARASQCHLLAQWLRLQSGHGLGAPQLEDLQHRLQPGAGPGSLDLPRGWRLSWDRMEIRLQPPPAERRPATRPDQPEN; this comes from the coding sequence ATGACGGCGATTCTCCCATCCGAACCCCCGGACTCCCGTCCCTGGAGCCCCCTGCACGGCCGTCTGCACAGGGAATTGCTGAGGCGACCCGAGTTGCTGCCGGCCGGAGAACGCTTGCTGCTGGCGGTCTCGGGCGGCCAGGATTCGATGACCCTCACCCGGCTGCTGCTGGACCTTCGGCGCCTGCACGGCTGGACCCTGCTGCTCTGGCATGGGGACCACGGCTGGCATCCCGGTTCGGCCCCCGAGGCCGAGGGCCTGCGTCGCTGGGCGACGACGGCGGGACTTGAGTTGCTGATCGAGCGGGCCGATTCCGGCCCCTGCAGCGAGGCCGCGGCGCGCCGCTGGCGCTACGACCGCCTGGCCTGCCAGGCCGCCGCCCGGGGCTGCCAGCGGGTGCTCACCGGTCACACCGCCGACGACCGGGCTGAAACCTTGCTGCTGCACCTGGCCCGGGGGGCCCACCTGCGCGGCCTCAGCAGCCTTCGGCGCAGCCGGCCCCTGCTCGATCCGATCCTGCTGGTGCGGCCGCTGCTGGGAATGAGCCGCGCTGAAACCGGCCACTTTTGCGCTGAGCAGGGTTTGCCGGTGTGGGTGGATCCCAGCAACGCCGCGCTGACCTACGGCCGCAACCGGATCCGTCACGAGGTAGTACCGGTGCTGGAGGCGTTGCACCCCGGCGCCGGCCGGCGCCTGGCCGCCCTGGCCGAGCGCCTGGAGCAGGAGGGGAACCCCCTGGAGGAGCTGCTGCCCCTGGCCTTGGCGGCGCTGCACCCTGGGGTGGACCCCCTGGTGCTGCGGCGCCCCGGCCTGACGGCGCTCGCGCGCGCCAGTCAGTGCCATCTGCTGGCCCAATGGCTGCGGCTCCAGAGCGGCCATGGGCTGGGGGCCCCACAACTGGAGGATCTGCAACACCGCTTGCAACCTGGCGCTGGGCCCGGCAGCCTTGACCTGCCCAGGGGCTGGCGGCTGAGCTGGGACAGGATGGAGATCCGCCTCCAGCCGCCCCCGGCCGAACGGCGGCCCGCAACGCGTCCCGATCAACCCGAGAACTGA
- a CDS encoding ribonuclease J: MTVSNNGKTNGSPKQPGLRVIPLGGLHEIGKNTCVFEYGDDLMLVDAGLAFPSDGMHGVNVVLPDTSYLRENQKRIRGMIVTHGHEDHIGGIPHHLKNFNIPVIYGPRLAMSMLQGKMEEAAVTDRTIIQTVSPRDVVQVGQHFKVEFIRNTHSIADSFSLAITTPAGVVVFTGDFKFDHTPVDGEYFDIQRMAHYGEQGVLCLFSDSTNAELPGFTPPERAVFPNLDRHIGAAEGRVIVTTFASSVHRVSMILELALKHGRKVGLLGRSMLNVIAKARELGYIRCPDELFVPIKQIRDLPDRETLLLMTGSQGEPLAALSRISRGEHPQVQAKSTDTIIFSASPIPGNTICVVNTIDRLMMLGAKVVYGKGEGIHVSGHGCQEDHKLMLALTRPKFFVPVHGEHRMLIAHSKTAQSMGVPADNILIIDNGDVVELTPDSIHKGDPVKAGIELLDASRNGIVDARVLKERQQLAEDGVITLLAVISTDGVMAAPPRVNLRGVVTTADARKLSLWAEREITWVLENRWNQLARNTGGKAPEVDWVGVQREIEVGLQRRLRRELQVEPLIIALVQPAPGGTPAYKGRAEAEPDSRPAPRGGRSGGRDRDGGVPRPQPVHGAPVRQLVTAAAPTAAASIPSSASAVPAPVATSVGLPTAAATPVRDPEPEMPANRTRRRRSTAAG; the protein is encoded by the coding sequence ATGACAGTCAGCAACAACGGCAAAACCAACGGTTCCCCCAAGCAACCCGGTCTGCGGGTGATTCCCCTTGGCGGTCTCCATGAGATCGGCAAGAACACCTGTGTGTTCGAGTACGGCGACGACCTGATGCTGGTGGATGCCGGCCTGGCGTTCCCCAGCGACGGCATGCACGGCGTCAATGTGGTGCTGCCCGACACCAGCTACCTGCGCGAGAACCAGAAGCGCATCCGGGGCATGATCGTGACCCACGGCCACGAAGATCACATCGGTGGCATCCCCCACCACCTCAAGAACTTCAACATCCCCGTCATCTATGGCCCGCGGCTGGCGATGTCGATGCTGCAGGGGAAGATGGAGGAAGCGGCCGTCACCGATCGCACCATCATCCAGACCGTGAGCCCGCGGGATGTGGTGCAGGTGGGGCAGCATTTCAAGGTGGAGTTCATCCGCAACACCCACTCGATCGCCGACAGCTTCTCCCTGGCGATCACCACCCCCGCCGGGGTGGTGGTGTTCACCGGTGACTTCAAGTTCGACCACACCCCGGTGGATGGCGAATATTTCGACATCCAGCGCATGGCCCACTACGGCGAGCAGGGGGTGCTCTGCCTGTTCAGCGATTCCACCAACGCCGAACTGCCGGGCTTCACGCCCCCCGAGCGGGCCGTGTTCCCGAACCTCGATCGCCACATCGGCGCCGCCGAAGGTCGGGTGATCGTCACCACCTTCGCCAGTTCGGTGCACCGGGTCTCGATGATCCTGGAGCTGGCGCTCAAGCATGGCCGCAAGGTGGGCCTGCTGGGCCGCTCGATGCTCAACGTGATCGCCAAGGCGCGAGAGTTGGGCTACATCCGCTGCCCCGACGAGCTGTTCGTGCCGATCAAGCAGATCCGTGATCTGCCCGACCGCGAGACCCTGCTGCTGATGACCGGCAGCCAGGGCGAGCCGCTGGCCGCCCTGAGCCGCATTTCCCGCGGTGAGCACCCCCAGGTGCAGGCGAAGAGCACCGACACGATCATTTTTTCGGCCAGCCCGATCCCCGGCAACACCATCTGTGTGGTGAACACCATCGACCGGCTGATGATGCTCGGAGCCAAGGTGGTCTACGGCAAGGGCGAGGGCATCCACGTCTCCGGCCACGGCTGCCAGGAGGATCACAAGCTGATGTTGGCGCTCACCCGGCCGAAGTTCTTCGTGCCGGTGCACGGTGAGCACCGCATGCTCATCGCCCACTCCAAGACCGCCCAGTCGATGGGTGTGCCGGCCGACAACATCCTGATCATCGACAACGGCGACGTGGTCGAGCTCACCCCCGACTCGATCCACAAGGGCGATCCGGTCAAGGCGGGCATCGAGCTGCTCGATGCCTCCCGCAACGGCATCGTCGATGCCCGGGTGCTCAAGGAACGCCAGCAGTTGGCGGAAGATGGCGTGATCACCCTGTTGGCTGTGATCAGCACCGACGGCGTGATGGCGGCCCCGCCCCGGGTCAACCTGCGGGGGGTGGTCACCACGGCCGATGCGCGCAAGTTGTCGCTCTGGGCCGAGCGGGAGATCACCTGGGTGCTGGAGAACCGCTGGAATCAGCTGGCCCGCAACACCGGCGGCAAAGCCCCCGAGGTCGATTGGGTGGGCGTGCAGCGGGAAATTGAGGTGGGACTGCAGCGGCGCCTGCGCCGGGAGCTCCAGGTGGAGCCCCTGATCATCGCCCTGGTGCAGCCCGCCCCCGGGGGCACACCGGCCTACAAGGGTCGCGCCGAGGCCGAACCCGACAGCCGTCCGGCTCCCCGGGGTGGTCGCTCCGGCGGCCGTGACCGTGATGGAGGCGTCCCCCGTCCCCAGCCCGTCCATGGGGCGCCCGTGCGCCAATTGGTGACCGCCGCCGCACCCACTGCTGCGGCATCCATCCCGTCGTCGGCCTCAGCCGTGCCGGCGCCGGTCGCCACTTCCGTGGGTCTGCCAACGGCGGCAGCCACCCCCGTGCGGGATCCGGAGCCGGAGATGCCCGCCAACCGCACCCGCCGCCGTCGCTCCACCGCCGCAGGCTGA
- the dapA gene encoding 4-hydroxy-tetrahydrodipicolinate synthase: protein MSPLAASPVPFGRVLTAMVTPFATDGSVDLELAARLASHLTAQGSDGLVVCGTTGESPTLSWDEQHRLFAAVKGAVAAEVKVLAGTGSNCTAEAVEAVAQAAELGADGALVVVPYYNKPPQAGLAAHFRAIAEAAPQLPLMLYNIPGRTGCSLAPETTALLLDLPNVVSFKAASGSTEEVSLLRQHCGSRLAIYCGDDALTLPMLAVGAVGVVSVASHLVGPQIHQLVSAFLAGDHTTALALHDQLLPLTRALFSTTNPIPVKAALELLGWPVGAPRLPLVSAESDVRDRLTTALAALRPT, encoded by the coding sequence TTGAGCCCATTGGCGGCCAGCCCCGTACCCTTCGGCCGGGTGCTCACGGCGATGGTGACCCCCTTCGCCACCGATGGCTCCGTCGATCTGGAGCTGGCGGCCCGGCTGGCGAGCCACCTCACCGCCCAAGGGTCCGATGGCCTGGTGGTCTGCGGCACCACCGGTGAATCGCCCACCCTCAGCTGGGACGAACAGCACCGCCTGTTCGCGGCGGTGAAGGGGGCTGTGGCCGCCGAGGTCAAGGTGCTGGCGGGAACCGGCAGCAACTGCACCGCCGAGGCGGTCGAGGCTGTGGCCCAGGCGGCTGAGCTGGGGGCCGATGGCGCCCTGGTGGTGGTGCCCTACTACAACAAGCCTCCCCAGGCGGGCCTGGCGGCCCACTTCCGGGCCATTGCCGAAGCGGCGCCCCAGCTGCCGCTGATGCTTTACAACATCCCCGGCCGCACCGGCTGCAGCCTGGCTCCCGAGACCACGGCCCTGCTGCTGGATCTGCCCAATGTGGTCAGCTTCAAGGCCGCCAGCGGCAGCACCGAGGAGGTCAGCCTGCTGCGTCAGCACTGCGGCAGCCGCCTGGCGATCTACTGCGGCGACGACGCCCTCACCCTGCCCATGCTGGCCGTGGGCGCCGTGGGCGTTGTGAGCGTGGCCAGCCATCTGGTGGGGCCCCAGATCCATCAGCTGGTGAGCGCCTTCCTGGCCGGCGACCACACCACCGCCCTGGCCCTGCACGATCAATTGCTGCCCCTGACCCGGGCCCTGTTCAGCACCACCAACCCGATCCCGGTGAAGGCGGCGCTCGAGCTGTTGGGCTGGCCCGTGGGTGCCCCTCGCCTACCGCTGGTTTCCGCTGAAAGCGATGTGCGTGACCGACTGACCACCGCCCTGGCTGCCCTGCGTCCTACCTGA